A window of the Haloarcula litorea genome harbors these coding sequences:
- a CDS encoding amidohydrolase family protein — translation MTADIAIHDAHVLTVDDRNRLYERGTVVVEDGRITEVRASRDDDPDVAADRVVDGEGKLVMPGLVNAHTHLELTPLIGAFSDLDLSEMMGGMTAVFRHVAEGEYAYLTEAGYELAALNFLAGGVTTVNSMDVRPSAGAETFGEAGLRGFFGPALSDLFWDVPVDEQFDRAREFVDEYHGSYDGRIRATIDPHDDWSCTRELWERTADLADEYPDLLVHTHLLELEASNTMARSNGAEDSLALLDDVGLLDDRLVAAHFRLADDEDVRRTAEADASVAHCPSIFCYWNTGGDVQWTPVPELRAAGVDVGLGIDDHYWHDSYDMFGEARQARLAANLKRSAGQYDSMELVRMLTIEGAEALGVGDEIGSIESGKRADLIVLDVEKPKFTPLTNVPAQVANNAAPADVETVVVDGEVLMADGVVETMDAEAVCERAESAVDRFASETDWELGIGGSEPPSKTSIARDLPKRGPAQLLGRLAFQSVRDEFPF, via the coding sequence ATGACGGCCGACATCGCGATCCACGACGCGCACGTGCTCACGGTCGACGACAGGAATCGACTCTACGAACGCGGGACCGTCGTCGTCGAGGACGGTCGCATTACGGAGGTGCGAGCGTCACGAGACGACGATCCGGACGTCGCGGCCGACCGCGTCGTCGACGGCGAGGGCAAGCTCGTGATGCCGGGGCTGGTCAACGCCCACACCCACCTCGAACTGACGCCGCTGATCGGCGCGTTCAGCGACCTCGACCTGTCGGAGATGATGGGCGGGATGACCGCCGTCTTCAGACACGTCGCCGAGGGCGAGTACGCCTACCTCACCGAGGCGGGATACGAGCTCGCCGCGCTCAACTTCCTCGCCGGCGGCGTCACCACCGTCAACTCGATGGACGTCCGGCCGAGCGCGGGCGCGGAGACGTTCGGCGAGGCCGGGCTCCGCGGGTTCTTCGGGCCGGCGCTCTCCGACCTCTTCTGGGACGTCCCCGTCGACGAGCAGTTCGACCGCGCCCGCGAGTTCGTCGACGAGTACCACGGCAGTTACGACGGCCGCATCCGGGCGACGATCGATCCCCACGACGACTGGTCCTGTACCCGCGAGCTGTGGGAACGCACCGCCGACCTCGCGGACGAGTACCCCGACCTGCTCGTCCACACCCACCTGCTCGAACTCGAGGCGAGCAACACGATGGCGCGGTCGAACGGGGCCGAGGACTCGCTGGCCCTGCTCGACGACGTCGGCCTCCTCGACGACCGACTGGTGGCCGCTCACTTCCGGCTCGCGGACGACGAGGACGTCCGACGGACCGCCGAGGCGGACGCGTCGGTCGCACACTGTCCGTCGATCTTCTGCTACTGGAACACGGGCGGTGACGTGCAGTGGACGCCGGTGCCCGAGCTCCGTGCGGCGGGCGTCGACGTCGGACTGGGCATCGACGACCACTACTGGCACGACTCCTACGATATGTTCGGCGAGGCGCGACAGGCCAGGCTCGCGGCCAACCTCAAGCGCTCGGCCGGGCAGTACGACTCGATGGAACTGGTCCGGATGCTGACCATCGAGGGGGCAGAGGCGCTCGGCGTCGGCGACGAGATCGGCAGCATCGAGTCCGGCAAGCGGGCCGACCTGATCGTGCTTGACGTGGAGAAACCGAAGTTCACCCCGCTGACCAACGTGCCGGCCCAGGTCGCCAACAACGCGGCACCGGCCGACGTGGAGACGGTCGTCGTCGACGGCGAGGTGCTGATGGCGGACGGCGTGGTGGAGACGATGGACGCCGAGGCGGTGTGCGAGCGGGCGGAGTCGGCGGTCGACCGCTTCGCCTCGGAGACGGACTGGGAGCTCGGCATCGGCGGAAGCGAGCCGCCGAGCAAGACGAGTATCGCCCGCGACCTGCCGAAGCGCGGCCCCGCACAGCTGCTCGGCCGGCTCGCGTTCCAGTCGGTCAGGGACGAGTTCCCGTTCTGA
- a CDS encoding tyrosine-type recombinase/integrase, which translates to MSSETAATDANEDPIEYFLDDITYHGKSDRTRAFYERVLRDFEAFLAEGGQPVPVRDASHRDCMAYVHGLRGEKSESTVATYASYLHRFYAYMTQVETFDSNPMTLVMEEMDESINTDPTRREIDVPAMRAFVAEVGHPLERAVIVTLLKTGMRVGELCNLDLRDLNLERPGPRPDVPVRASLDGRPDSLYVAAKPTRGAVVNGEERSASNKRKRDTTVPVDGELSRVLRRWLAIRPDTRSDARPLFVSTSGQWGQRLTPDMVHHVVETHARDHGWYRDGGGAEENVTPHYFRHFFTTHLRDRTGERGVVKYLRGDVAQDVIDTYTHDWGDRVRDVYEANIYSLLA; encoded by the coding sequence ATGAGTTCCGAGACAGCGGCCACCGACGCGAACGAAGACCCGATCGAGTACTTCCTCGACGACATCACGTACCACGGGAAGAGCGACCGGACGCGGGCGTTCTACGAGCGCGTCCTGCGGGACTTCGAGGCGTTCCTCGCCGAGGGTGGGCAGCCGGTTCCGGTCCGGGACGCCTCACACCGGGACTGTATGGCCTACGTTCACGGCCTCCGCGGCGAGAAGAGCGAGAGCACGGTCGCGACGTACGCGTCCTACCTGCATCGGTTCTACGCGTACATGACACAGGTCGAGACGTTCGACAGCAACCCGATGACCCTCGTGATGGAGGAGATGGACGAGTCGATCAACACCGATCCGACGCGCCGTGAGATCGACGTCCCCGCGATGCGAGCGTTCGTGGCCGAGGTCGGCCACCCGCTGGAACGCGCGGTGATCGTGACCCTTCTCAAGACCGGGATGCGGGTCGGGGAACTCTGTAACCTCGATCTGCGGGACCTCAACCTCGAGCGGCCCGGTCCGCGACCCGACGTCCCGGTTCGTGCCAGTCTGGACGGGCGACCGGACTCGCTCTACGTCGCCGCGAAACCGACACGCGGAGCCGTCGTCAACGGCGAGGAACGCAGCGCCTCGAACAAGCGCAAGCGCGACACCACGGTTCCCGTCGACGGGGAACTGAGCCGCGTGTTGCGACGCTGGCTCGCCATTCGGCCGGACACCCGCTCGGACGCTCGGCCGCTGTTCGTCTCGACGTCCGGACAGTGGGGCCAGCGGCTGACCCCCGATATGGTCCACCACGTCGTCGAGACCCACGCCCGCGACCACGGGTGGTACCGGGACGGCGGCGGAGCCGAAGAGAACGTCACGCCCCACTACTTCAGGCACTTCTTCACCACGCACCTCCGGGACAGGACCGGCGAACGGGGGGTCGTCAAGTACCTCCGAGGCGACGTGGCACAGGACGTCATCGACACCTACACTCACGACTGGGGCGACCGCGTCCGGGACGTCTACGAGGCGAACATCTACTCGCTGCTGGCGTGA